The Tropicibacter oceani DNA segment CCATTGCGCAGTTGCGAAAAGCGGCGGAACGCCGTGTCGGCCTGATCCGGGGGAATGCCGATCCCGTCATCCTGGACCGTCAGCAGAACCTGACCGTCCTGCAACGCCGTGCTGACGGTGATCCGTGTCATCCCGGGGCCGCCATGGTGCAGGGCGTTTTCGACAAGGTTGGTCAGCGCCTCGCCCATCAGCACCGGATCGCCCAGCACCGGCAGGGCCTGCAAAGCGCGTTCAAAGCCAAAACCGATATCCCGCGACAGGACGACAGGGGCAAGGGTACGGCACGCCTCGTCGATGATCTCATTGAGATCGAAAACCGTCTGCTTCCCCGCCGTGTCATAGCGCAGCCGTTCAAGCGACAGCAGCTGGTCGGCCAGCCGGGCAGAGCGACGTGCGGCATGGATCAGGTCGCGCTGGCGGGTCTCGCGCTCGGCCGGGTCCTTGACGCCGGGCAGGCTTTCCGCCAGCGCCAAAAGCGCGGACGCGGGATTGCGCAGCTGATGCGCAGCGTCGGAAATGAAGGCCTGGTGCGCGTCGATGCTGTCCTTCACCTGCCCGAAAAGCCGATTGAGGGTGGAAACGATTCCCGCGACCTCTTTTGGAACCGGGCGGCGGATGCGGCCCAGGTCATCCGGAGAGCGTTTGCGGATCGCCTCTTGGAGGTCGTCAAGCGGGCGCAGGCCGATCTGGACGCCGAACCAGATCACCAGCGCCAGCGCCAGCATCAGCCCCGCGATCAGGACGGCCGCCCGCAGCGCCAGTTCCCGGGCAAAGGCGCGGCGGTCACTGACCCGCTGCCAGACGGTGACGATGGTTTCGCCGGTCAGATTGCCGATGGTGTGGGTTTCCGCCATGCGCAGGACGCGCATCGGCTCTCCTCGATAGTCGGCGTGGAAATAGGCAGGCTCGCCGGTTTGCGTCTGCGTTTCGGGCCGGGGCGGATAGGCGTATCCCGTGACGTATATGCCACCCGGCCCGGTGACGTGATAAAAGATCTCGCCGCTGCCCGCATCCGAGATGAAGCCGCGTGTGCTGGGCAGCAACGCATCCCCGCCCGAGATTGCCACATCGCGCGACACCGCAAGCGCCGCGGCCAGCAGGCTGCGGTCGAACAGCTCTTCCGAGGTGCGTTCGGCGGCGTTCAGGCGCCAGAGGCCCAGCAGGACGGACAGCAGCAACAAGGGTGGAAGGATCACCAGAACCAGCCGCAATCGCAGGGAAAAGACCCGCATCAGCCGTCGATCTCCAGCATGTAGCCAAGACCGCGGGCGGTGCGGATGCGGATGCCGAAGGGCTCCAGCCGTTTGCGCAACCGCGAGACATGCGGCTCGATCGCGCTGTCCTCGGCGTCCGATCCGGTGCCATAGACATGGGTGATCAGCTGCGCCTTGGAAACGATGCGCCCGCGCCGTTCCAGCAGACATTCGAGCGTCGCGATTTCCCTGCGCGGCACGTCAAGCGGCCTTTGGTCCAGAACAAGCTGGCGGCCATCGCGGTCAAAGACCAGCGGCCCTAGCCGGTCAAAGGCGGCAAATTCCAGGTTCTTGCGCCGTGCCATCGCACGCAGCCGCGCCTCCAGCTCGTCCATCTCGAAGGGTTTCGTCAGGTAATCGTCCGCTCCGGCATCCAGTCCGGCGACACGCTCGGCCGTCTCGGAGCGCGCGGTCAGCAGGATCACTGGCGTGCTGTCGCCGCGTCGGCGCATCGCGCGCAGCACCTCCAGCCCGTCGAGCCCGGGAAGGTTGAGATCCAGCACCACAAGGTCCGCGCCCTCCTGGGACAGGAATTCATCGGCATCGCGCCCGTCATGCAGGATGTCGACCGCATGGCCACGATCGCGCAGACGGTAGGCAATACCATTGGCGAGGGCTTCGTTGTCTTCGACGATCGCAATGCGCATGCTCAGAACTTTGTCAGGTTGCGCAAGTTTCGCGCAAGGTTGAGATCGCAGGTTAGCGCTGTTGGAGGAGGGATTCGATCCCTGAATGTTAAACATGGCGACCGGAGCGGAATGCGCACCGGTCCTCAGGGTCTACGGGAGGACACCTATGACCATCAAGACACTTGCAACCTCTGTTGCAGCAATCGCCCTTATGGCGGCACCGGCCGTGGCCGAAGTCGATTTCAGCGGCAAGACGATCGAGTGGGTCATCCCCTTCTCGGAAACCGGCGGTTCGGCCAAATGGGCCAACTTCTTTGCGCCGCTCTTGTCGCAAGAGCTGCCCGGCCAGCCGACCGTGGTGGTGAAATTCATGCCGGGCGCGGGATCGACCAAAGGCGCCAACTGGTTCCAGGAACAGGAACACGGCGACGGAACGCTTTTGTTCGGCACCTCGGGGTCGACCCAGTTCCCCTATCTGCTGAACGATCCGCGCGTGCGCTATGAATACAACGACTGGATCCCGGTCATGGCGTCCGGCACCGGCGGTGTCGCCTATCTGAACGCCGAGGACGGCAAGAAATTCGACGGCTCGGCCAATGGTCTGAAGGACGTCGATTTCATCTTTGGTTCGCAGGGGGCAACCGGGCTGGACCTTGTGCCGCTGCTGGCGTGGAAGATGCTGGGCATGAACGTCGAACCGGTCTTTGGCATCAAGGGGCGCGGTGACGGCCGCCTGATGTTCGAACGCGGCGAGGCGACGATCGATTACCAGACCTCCTCGGGCTATCTGTCGGGCGCGGCCGATCTGGTCGCGGCGGGCACTGCCGTCCCGATGATGTCCTGGGGCGCGCTGGACGAAAACGGCGTGATCGTCCGCGATCCGACCTTCCCGGACATGCCGTCCTTCAAGGAAGTCTGCGAGGCCACCGAGGGCTGCGAAGCCGAAGGTGTCGCCTGGGATGCCTGGAAGGCCTTCTTCATCGCCGGCTACCCGTCGCAGAAAATCGCCTTTTTGCCGAAGGGCACGCCGCAGGATGTCGTCGACACCTATGTCGACGCCTTCACTGCCGTGCGCGCCCGGCCCGACTTTGCCGAAATCGCATCGAACGAAGTGGGCGAATACCCGCTGTTCGTCGGTGCCGGCGCACAAAAGGCCGCCGCTGAGGCGACCGTCGTTTCGGACGAAGCAAAAGCCTATGTCATCGACTGGCTCAAGACGTCCTACGGCGTGACGCTGGAATAAGCGCAGGCTTCGCCGGGTTCCCGCGCAACACGCAGGAACCCGGCCTCTCTTTCCTCGAAAATCTTTAGCCGAAAGGCCGGTGCGATGGACATCTTCGCGACCGCCCTGCCTGCGTTTGGCCAGGCATGGGCTCTTATCTTGCAACCTGTCGTCCTTGGATACCTCGTGCTTGGGGTGGTCATGGGACTGGCGGTCGGGGTCTTCCCCGGGCTTGGCGGTATCGCGGGCCTGTCGCTTCTTTTGCCCTTCATGTTCGGGATGGACCCGGTGCTGGGCCTGGCCTTGATGATCGGGATGGTCGCCGTCGTGCCGACCTCTGACACCTTTTCATCGGTGCTGATGGGCATTCCCGGGTCGTCCGCCTCGCAGGCGACGGTGCTTGACGGGTTCCCGCTGGCCCGCAAGGGTCAGGCCGCCAGAGCGCTGGCGGCGGCCTTTACCTCATCGTTGTTCGGCGGGCTTGTCGGGGCGATGTTCCTGTCGGTCTTCATCGTGATCGCGCGTCCCATCGTGCTGGCCTTTGGTCTGCCCGAGATGCTGATGATGACCGTGCTGGGGCTGTCGATGGTGGCCGTCCTGGCCGGCCGCGTCCCGCTCAAGGGGCTTGCCGCCGCGGGCCTTGGCATGTTGATCGGCACCATCGGCGTGGCCGATGCGGGCGGCAGCCTGCGCATGGTGACCTATGACCTGCCCTACCTGACCGACGGGCTGCAACTGGTGATCGTCGGCCTGGGCATCTTTGCGGTGCCCGAGATCGTTTCGCTGCTGCGCCAGGACAAATCCATCGCCGGGGAAACCGGGCTGGGCGCGGGCTGGGCCGACGGTGTGCGGGACTGGTTCGCCAACAAATGGCTGTCGGTGCGCTGTTCGCTGATCGGCGTGCTGGTCGGGTTGATCCCCGGGCTGGGCGGGTCGGTCGTGGACTGGATCGCCTATGGCCACGCGGTCCAGACCACCAAGGACAAATCCGGGTTCGGCAAGGGCGAAATCCGCGGTGTCATCGCGCCGGAAAGCTCGAACAACGCCAAGGAAGGTGGCGGGCTTGTCCCGACGCTGCTGTTCGGCATTCCGGGCTCTGGCTCCATGGCGATCTTCATCGGGGCCATCGCGCTGCTTGGGTCGGGCGATATCGAGGTCGGGCCGGCGATGCTGCGCGACAACCTGGACATCACCTATTCCATCGTCTGGCTGCTGGCGCTGGCAAACGTCGTGGGCACGGTCCTGTGCATCGCGGCCTCGAACCCGATTGCGCGGCTGACCACGATCCGGTTCACCTATCTTGCGCCGTTCCTGTTCATGCTGATCTCGTTCGCGGCGTTCCAGTCGGGGCAGAACTTCGAAGACCTGCTGGCCCTGTTCGCCATCGGTCTGATCGGCATCTTCCTGCGCCGCTTTGACTGGTCACGCCCGGCCTTCCTGATCGGCTTTGTCCTGTCGAACCCGGTCGAGAAGTTTTCCAACCAGGCTTTCCAGATCGCCTCGTTCCGGTTCCGCAAATCGTTCGAAGAAGGGATCGACTATCTTCTGTCGCCCATCGTGATCGTGCTGCTGATCGTGACGGTGGTGTCCGTGGTCCTGGGCATCCGGCAGTCCAAATCCATCATGGCCGAAGGCGACGTCCAGTCCGGCTCCAAGCGCGCGCCGATGGTCTTTGCGCTGGTCATCATGGCCTATGTCGTGGCCGCGCTGATCAATGCGAACATGATCCCCGACTACAACCTGACGGACAAGATCGTGCCGCTGATCATCGGGGGCATCACGCTGGTCGCGCTGCTGATCCTGATCGTGCAGATGATCCTGCGCCCCGAAACGGACGCCCTGTTCGCCGACAAGGAACACGCCGGCGAGGACGCCGATGCGCCCTATGGCCTTTGGGGAACGCTGGCCTGGTTCCTGGGCCTGATCGTGGCGACCTATCTGCTGGGCTTCATTCTTGCGCTGCTGGGCTTCCTTGTCGCCTTCCTGCGGGTCCGCGCCCAGACGCCCTGGGCCAAGACGCTGATCCTGACCGCCAGCGGCATCGCGCTGATGTGCGTGATGGCCGGCGCCCTGAACCGCGATTTCCCGCCGGGACTGTTGCAGGACGCCGTCGACCTGCCCTGGCCCCTGAAATGAACCCCGCATGGAGAAACTGACATGGCACAGACAGGCATTCCCTTTGTCTTCATGCGCGGCGGAACATCGCGCGGGCCCTACTTCAACCGTGCCGACCTGCCCCAGGACCAACAGGCCCTTGCCGAGGTGTTGCTGACGGTGCTGGGGTCCGGTCACGTCCACAACATCGACGGCATCGGCGGCGGCGTGGCAGTCACCACCAAGGTCGCCATGCTGTCCCCATCCGACGACGACTGGGCCGAGGTGGACTATTTCTTTGCGCAGGTTTCGGTCGAAGATCGGCTGGTCGATTTCAAACCGACCTGCGGCAACATATTGTCAGGCGTCGGCCCTGCCGCCATCGAACTGGGGTTGATCAAACCCACCGGCGACGAAACCGAGGTGAAAATCCGCGCCGTCAACACTGGCGCGCGGGTGCTTGCCCGGCTGCAAACCCCGGGCGGGACCCTACGCTATGACGGCGATGCGGCGATCGCAGGGGTGCCTGGCAGCGCCGCGCCGATTGCGCTGAACTTCATGGGGGTTGTCGGATCGTCGACCGGGGCTTTCCTGCCCACGGGCAACCTGCGGGACACATTCGACGGGATCGAAGTCACCTGCATGGATGTCGCGATGCCCATGGTCATCGCCCGCGCCGCCGATTTCGGGCTTTCCGGCCATGAAAGCGTGGCCGAGCTGGACGCCAACCGCACCTTCTTTGAACGGATGGAGGCGGTGCGGCTCAAGGCGGGGGCGGCCATGGGAATGGGCGATGTGGCGAAATCGGTGACACCGAAATTCGGCCTGCTTGCCCCGGCGCGTGATGGCGGCACCATCGCCACGCGGTATTTCATGCCCTGGACGACGCATCCTTCGATGGCGGTCACCGGGTCCCAATGCCTTGCCTCCTGCGCACTGACACCCGGCACGGTGGCCGACGGCCT contains these protein-coding regions:
- a CDS encoding sensor histidine kinase codes for the protein MRVFSLRLRLVLVILPPLLLLSVLLGLWRLNAAERTSEELFDRSLLAAALAVSRDVAISGGDALLPSTRGFISDAGSGEIFYHVTGPGGIYVTGYAYPPRPETQTQTGEPAYFHADYRGEPMRVLRMAETHTIGNLTGETIVTVWQRVSDRRAFARELALRAAVLIAGLMLALALVIWFGVQIGLRPLDDLQEAIRKRSPDDLGRIRRPVPKEVAGIVSTLNRLFGQVKDSIDAHQAFISDAAHQLRNPASALLALAESLPGVKDPAERETRQRDLIHAARRSARLADQLLSLERLRYDTAGKQTVFDLNEIIDEACRTLAPVVLSRDIGFGFERALQALPVLGDPVLMGEALTNLVENALHHGGPGMTRITVSTALQDGQVLLTVQDDGIGIPPDQADTAFRRFSQLRNGEGTGLGLAIVEQVARRHGGTAGLLAVERGTVLRLVLPVHAAPGA
- a CDS encoding response regulator transcription factor, with the protein product MRIAIVEDNEALANGIAYRLRDRGHAVDILHDGRDADEFLSQEGADLVVLDLNLPGLDGLEVLRAMRRRGDSTPVILLTARSETAERVAGLDAGADDYLTKPFEMDELEARLRAMARRKNLEFAAFDRLGPLVFDRDGRQLVLDQRPLDVPRREIATLECLLERRGRIVSKAQLITHVYGTGSDAEDSAIEPHVSRLRKRLEPFGIRIRTARGLGYMLEIDG
- a CDS encoding type 2 periplasmic-binding domain-containing protein, coding for MTIKTLATSVAAIALMAAPAVAEVDFSGKTIEWVIPFSETGGSAKWANFFAPLLSQELPGQPTVVVKFMPGAGSTKGANWFQEQEHGDGTLLFGTSGSTQFPYLLNDPRVRYEYNDWIPVMASGTGGVAYLNAEDGKKFDGSANGLKDVDFIFGSQGATGLDLVPLLAWKMLGMNVEPVFGIKGRGDGRLMFERGEATIDYQTSSGYLSGAADLVAAGTAVPMMSWGALDENGVIVRDPTFPDMPSFKEVCEATEGCEAEGVAWDAWKAFFIAGYPSQKIAFLPKGTPQDVVDTYVDAFTAVRARPDFAEIASNEVGEYPLFVGAGAQKAAAEATVVSDEAKAYVIDWLKTSYGVTLE
- a CDS encoding tripartite tricarboxylate transporter permease, whose product is MDIFATALPAFGQAWALILQPVVLGYLVLGVVMGLAVGVFPGLGGIAGLSLLLPFMFGMDPVLGLALMIGMVAVVPTSDTFSSVLMGIPGSSASQATVLDGFPLARKGQAARALAAAFTSSLFGGLVGAMFLSVFIVIARPIVLAFGLPEMLMMTVLGLSMVAVLAGRVPLKGLAAAGLGMLIGTIGVADAGGSLRMVTYDLPYLTDGLQLVIVGLGIFAVPEIVSLLRQDKSIAGETGLGAGWADGVRDWFANKWLSVRCSLIGVLVGLIPGLGGSVVDWIAYGHAVQTTKDKSGFGKGEIRGVIAPESSNNAKEGGGLVPTLLFGIPGSGSMAIFIGAIALLGSGDIEVGPAMLRDNLDITYSIVWLLALANVVGTVLCIAASNPIARLTTIRFTYLAPFLFMLISFAAFQSGQNFEDLLALFAIGLIGIFLRRFDWSRPAFLIGFVLSNPVEKFSNQAFQIASFRFRKSFEEGIDYLLSPIVIVLLIVTVVSVVLGIRQSKSIMAEGDVQSGSKRAPMVFALVIMAYVVAALINANMIPDYNLTDKIVPLIIGGITLVALLILIVQMILRPETDALFADKEHAGEDADAPYGLWGTLAWFLGLIVATYLLGFILALLGFLVAFLRVRAQTPWAKTLILTASGIALMCVMAGALNRDFPPGLLQDAVDLPWPLK
- a CDS encoding 4-oxalomesaconate tautomerase, which produces MAQTGIPFVFMRGGTSRGPYFNRADLPQDQQALAEVLLTVLGSGHVHNIDGIGGGVAVTTKVAMLSPSDDDWAEVDYFFAQVSVEDRLVDFKPTCGNILSGVGPAAIELGLIKPTGDETEVKIRAVNTGARVLARLQTPGGTLRYDGDAAIAGVPGSAAPIALNFMGVVGSSTGAFLPTGNLRDTFDGIEVTCMDVAMPMVIARAADFGLSGHESVAELDANRTFFERMEAVRLKAGAAMGMGDVAKSVTPKFGLLAPARDGGTIATRYFMPWTTHPSMAVTGSQCLASCALTPGTVADGLLDRPTTSPANVVLEHASGTIEVLVDFEMNNHFTLNSAGLLRTARKLADGRVYVPAAVWKGR